A stretch of the uncultured Bacteroides sp. genome encodes the following:
- a CDS encoding nucleoside kinase, with protein sequence MIETVRIYCQNNGAYKDFPIGISLFQIFKGFNLDFPYPVVSAKVNNRAEGLNFRVYNNKDVEFLDIRDLSGMRTYVRSLCFVLCKAVDEVFPQGTIRLEHPVSKGYFCNLLIGRPVTSEDVALIKKRMQEIINENISFHRIECHISEAVKLFTEHNMMDKVKLLETSGSIYTYYYTLGNHIDYYYGSLLPRTGDIKLFDVVNYYGGLLLRIPSKENPNVLEEVVKQEKMLDVFKEYLRWSDIMDMNNVGDFNVACNEGNATDIINVAEALQEKKIARIADTIYERGENGGRVRLVLISGPSSSGKTTFCKRLSVQLMTNGLKPYSISLDNYFVDREETPLDEKGNYDYESLYALDLKLFNAHLQALLRGEEVEIPSFNFAMGRKEFRGNKLKIDGSTILILEGIHALNPELTPLIPPEKKFKIYVSALTTISLDDHNWIPTTDNRLLRRIIRDNNYRGYSARETISRWSSVRAGEDKWIFPYQENADVMFNSALLFELAVLRRYVEPILTSVPRNCPEYAEAYRLLKFIKYFVPIQDKEIPPTSLLREFLGGSSFKY encoded by the coding sequence ATGATAGAAACAGTACGAATATATTGTCAGAATAATGGTGCCTACAAAGATTTTCCGATAGGTATCTCGCTTTTTCAGATCTTTAAAGGATTTAATTTAGATTTTCCGTATCCGGTAGTAAGTGCCAAAGTAAATAATAGGGCAGAAGGTTTGAACTTTCGTGTTTATAATAATAAAGATGTTGAATTTCTGGATATAAGAGATTTGTCGGGTATGCGAACCTATGTTCGTTCATTGTGCTTTGTCTTGTGTAAGGCCGTTGATGAAGTCTTTCCTCAAGGAACTATCCGCCTTGAACATCCTGTTTCAAAAGGTTATTTTTGTAATCTTCTCATTGGACGTCCTGTAACATCAGAAGATGTGGCGTTAATCAAAAAAAGGATGCAGGAGATTATTAATGAAAATATTTCTTTTCATAGGATTGAATGCCACATCTCTGAAGCTGTCAAGTTGTTTACAGAGCATAATATGATGGATAAAGTTAAGTTACTTGAGACTTCTGGATCAATATACACATACTATTATACTTTAGGAAATCATATTGATTATTATTATGGAAGTTTGCTTCCTCGTACTGGCGATATCAAATTGTTTGATGTGGTAAATTACTATGGCGGGTTGCTCCTTCGTATTCCTAGTAAGGAGAATCCTAATGTGCTGGAAGAAGTGGTGAAGCAAGAAAAGATGCTTGATGTGTTCAAAGAGTATCTGAGATGGAGCGACATTATGGATATGAATAATGTAGGCGATTTCAATGTGGCTTGCAATGAAGGAAATGCTACTGATATTATTAATGTTGCCGAGGCTTTGCAAGAGAAAAAAATTGCTCGGATAGCCGATACCATTTATGAACGAGGAGAAAACGGTGGCCGGGTTAGGCTAGTGCTGATCTCGGGTCCTTCTTCTTCAGGCAAAACAACATTTTGTAAACGCCTTTCAGTTCAGCTAATGACAAATGGCCTTAAGCCTTATTCCATTTCACTGGATAATTATTTTGTAGACAGGGAAGAAACGCCATTGGATGAAAAAGGAAATTATGATTACGAGTCTCTTTATGCTCTTGATCTGAAGCTTTTTAATGCTCATTTACAGGCTTTGCTCAGAGGAGAAGAAGTAGAAATCCCATCCTTTAATTTTGCTATGGGGAGAAAAGAATTCCGGGGTAATAAGCTTAAGATTGATGGGAGCACTATTCTTATTTTGGAGGGCATTCATGCACTGAATCCTGAATTAACGCCTCTGATTCCTCCCGAGAAAAAGTTCAAAATCTATGTTTCTGCATTGACAACCATTTCTTTGGACGATCATAACTGGATACCAACCACAGATAATCGTTTGCTTCGTCGCATTATCAGGGATAATAATTATCGGGGATATTCTGCCAGAGAAACAATATCCCGCTGGTCAAGTGTGCGGGCCGGAGAAGATAAATGGATTTTCCCCTATCAGGAAAATGCTGATGTAATGTTTAATTCAGCTTTATTATTTGAACTGGCTGTGTTGCGACGTTATGTAGAGCCCATATTAACAAGTGTTCCACGAAATTGTCCGGAATATGCAGAGGCTTATCGATTGTTGAAGTTCATAAAATATTTTGTGCCTATACAGGATAAAGAGATTCCACCTACTTCTCTTTTAAGAGAGTTCCTTGGTGGTAGTAGTTTTAAGTATTAA
- a CDS encoding rubredoxin, whose translation MKKYICLVCDYIYDPKKGDPDTGIEPGTAFEDLPDNWTCPNCGVGKEDFEPVK comes from the coding sequence ATGAAGAAGTACATTTGCCTTGTTTGTGATTATATTTACGATCCGAAAAAGGGGGATCCCGATACTGGAATAGAACCAGGAACTGCGTTTGAAGATCTTCCGGACAATTGGACTTGTCCTAACTGTGGTGTAGGGAAAGAAGATTTTGAACCTGTAAAATAA
- a CDS encoding NAD-dependent deacylase — protein MKKMVVLSGAGMSAESGVSTFRGAGGLWDKYPVEEVATPQGYAANPGLVINFYNERRRQLLDVEPNKGHELIAELEKEFNVTVVTQNIDNLHERAGSSKVIHLHGELTKVCSSYAPNDPRYIKKLSPEEYEIKIGDLAPDGSQYRPYIVWFGEAVPKIEEAIQYVEQADIFLIIGTSMNVYPAAGLLNYVSSRIPVYLIDPNEVNVNSNGHKIHVIRKVASEGMEELMKLLSEKEKV, from the coding sequence ATGAAAAAAATGGTCGTTTTGTCTGGTGCAGGCATGAGTGCCGAAAGCGGTGTAAGTACATTTAGAGGTGCTGGTGGTTTGTGGGATAAATACCCGGTAGAAGAAGTTGCAACTCCTCAGGGATATGCTGCCAATCCCGGATTAGTCATAAATTTTTATAATGAGCGTCGCAGGCAATTGCTTGATGTTGAGCCAAATAAAGGACATGAGCTTATTGCAGAACTAGAAAAAGAGTTCAATGTGACTGTTGTTACACAAAATATTGATAATCTTCACGAACGGGCAGGAAGTTCAAAAGTAATTCATCTTCACGGTGAATTAACCAAAGTTTGTTCCTCGTATGCTCCTAATGACCCAAGATATATAAAGAAACTTTCCCCGGAAGAGTACGAGATAAAGATAGGAGATTTGGCTCCTGATGGTTCGCAATATCGTCCTTATATAGTTTGGTTTGGCGAAGCTGTTCCTAAGATTGAAGAAGCAATCCAATATGTTGAGCAGGCTGATATTTTTCTGATTATAGGTACCTCTATGAATGTGTATCCGGCTGCGGGACTACTTAATTATGTCTCTTCCCGTATTCCTGTATATCTTATCGATCCTAATGAGGTAAACGTGAATAGCAATGGTCATAAAATTCATGTGATACGTAAGGTGGCATCGGAAGGAATGGAAGAACTTATGAAACTTTTATCGGAAAAAGAAAAAGTATAG
- a CDS encoding FKBP-type peptidyl-prolyl cis-trans isomerase, with amino-acid sequence MDKFSYAIGLGIGQNLLSMGAQNINIDDFANAIKSVLNGEEPEISHTESREIVNKYFAELEEKMNSTNIEKGVTFLEENKKKENVITLSSGLQYEILSVGTGKLAKATDQVKCHYEGTLIDGTLFDSSVKRGEPAIFGVNQVIPGWVEALQLMPEGSKWRLYIPSDLAYGARGAGEMIPPHSTLIFDVELIQVL; translated from the coding sequence ATGGATAAATTTAGTTATGCTATCGGCTTAGGTATAGGCCAAAACCTTTTGAGCATGGGTGCTCAGAACATCAATATTGACGACTTCGCAAATGCAATCAAATCAGTTCTGAATGGAGAAGAACCAGAAATAAGCCATACCGAATCACGAGAAATTGTGAACAAGTATTTTGCAGAACTTGAAGAGAAAATGAATTCAACTAATATAGAAAAAGGAGTAACATTCCTCGAAGAAAACAAAAAGAAAGAAAATGTAATTACATTATCCAGTGGATTGCAATATGAAATTCTTTCTGTAGGAACAGGAAAACTTGCAAAAGCAACTGATCAGGTAAAATGCCATTACGAAGGTACATTAATTGACGGTACCCTGTTTGATAGCTCTGTAAAAAGAGGTGAACCTGCAATCTTTGGTGTTAACCAGGTTATTCCAGGATGGGTTGAAGCACTTCAATTAATGCCTGAAGGTTCTAAATGGAGACTTTACATTCCTTCCGACTTAGCTTACGGAGCACGTGGTGCCGGAGAGATGATCCCTCCTCACAGCACATTAATCTTTGACGTAGAATTAATTCAAGTTTTATAA
- a CDS encoding FKBP-type peptidyl-prolyl cis-trans isomerase, translating into MKKVSIFMAIAAAATLASCTGKSPKANLKTDIDSLSYSIGMSQTQGLKDYLVQRVQMDTTYMDEFIKGLNEGAKKTSKKEEAYFAGLQIGQQIKSQMIKGVNKELFGADSTKTISVDNFMAGFIAGTLNKGQKMTMKQAQEYTQKNMEAIKGKSMEKAYGANKKAGETFLAANKSKAGVVTLPSGLQYKIVKAGNGPLPSDTSKVKVNYKGTLIDGTEFDSSYTRKEPATFVANQVIKGWTEALKLMPVGSKWTIYVPQELAYGSREAGKIKPFSALVFEVELLEIVK; encoded by the coding sequence ATGAAAAAAGTTAGTATTTTTATGGCTATTGCTGCAGCAGCAACTCTTGCTTCATGTACAGGAAAAAGCCCAAAAGCAAACCTTAAGACAGACATCGACTCATTATCTTATTCTATTGGTATGAGCCAGACTCAAGGTCTGAAAGATTATTTAGTGCAGAGAGTACAGATGGACACTACCTACATGGACGAGTTTATCAAAGGTTTAAACGAAGGTGCAAAGAAAACAAGCAAGAAAGAAGAAGCTTACTTTGCAGGTCTTCAGATCGGCCAACAGATCAAGAGCCAAATGATCAAGGGTGTTAACAAAGAATTGTTTGGTGCAGATTCAACTAAAACAATCAGTGTTGATAACTTCATGGCTGGTTTCATTGCTGGTACTTTGAACAAGGGTCAGAAGATGACAATGAAACAGGCACAAGAATATACTCAAAAGAACATGGAAGCTATCAAAGGCAAATCAATGGAAAAAGCTTACGGAGCAAACAAGAAAGCTGGAGAAACTTTCCTTGCAGCCAACAAGTCTAAAGCCGGAGTAGTTACTTTGCCAAGCGGACTTCAGTACAAAATTGTAAAAGCTGGAAATGGACCTCTTCCTTCTGATACTTCTAAAGTGAAAGTAAACTACAAAGGAACTTTGATTGATGGTACAGAATTTGATAGCTCTTACACACGTAAAGAACCAGCTACATTTGTTGCTAACCAAGTAATCAAAGGATGGACAGAAGCATTGAAATTAATGCCTGTTGGTTCTAAATGGACTATCTATGTTCCTCAGGAATTGGCTTACGGTTCAAGAGAAGCTGGTAAAATTAAACCTTTCTCTGCTTTAGTATTCGAAGTTGAATTACTTGAGATCGTTAAGTAA
- a CDS encoding Lrp/AsnC ligand binding domain-containing protein, which translates to MEKIDNLDRQILEIISQNARIPFKDVAAECGVSRAAIHQRVQRLIDLGVIVGSGYHVNAKSLGYRTCTYVGIKLEKGSMYKNVVAQLEKIPEVVECHFTTGPYTMLTKVYACDNEHLMELLNSKMQEIPGVTATETLISLEQSIKKEIPIRLDKHLGDD; encoded by the coding sequence ATGGAAAAGATAGACAATCTTGACAGACAGATTCTGGAGATAATCTCGCAGAATGCCCGTATCCCTTTTAAAGATGTTGCTGCAGAATGCGGTGTTTCTCGTGCAGCCATTCATCAACGTGTACAACGATTGATAGATCTGGGTGTAATTGTCGGCTCAGGATATCATGTTAATGCTAAAAGCTTAGGCTACAGGACTTGTACTTATGTAGGGATTAAGTTAGAAAAAGGTTCTATGTACAAGAATGTAGTAGCTCAATTAGAGAAAATACCGGAAGTTGTAGAATGTCATTTCACCACAGGTCCTTACACAATGCTTACCAAAGTATATGCATGCGATAATGAGCACCTTATGGAACTCTTAAATTCAAAAATGCAGGAAATTCCAGGTGTTACTGCTACTGAAACTTTAATTTCTCTGGAGCAAAGCATTAAAAAGGAAATTCCAATCAGATTAGATAAGCACCTGGGTGATGATTGA
- a CDS encoding DUF4491 family protein yields the protein MDFLNCYHLTGLVIGICTFLIIGIFHPIVVKAEYYWGTKCWWIFLVLGIAGVIASFSTEDIFISSLLGVFAFSSFWTIKEVFEQEERVKKGWFPKNPKRTYKF from the coding sequence ATTGATTTCTTAAATTGTTATCATCTTACAGGACTGGTTATCGGTATCTGTACCTTTCTCATAATAGGTATCTTTCATCCTATTGTGGTTAAAGCAGAATATTATTGGGGAACAAAATGCTGGTGGATATTCCTTGTATTAGGGATTGCAGGTGTTATAGCCTCATTCTCCACAGAAGACATTTTTATTTCTTCTTTATTAGGAGTATTTGCTTTCTCATCCTTTTGGACTATCAAAGAAGTTTTTGAGCAGGAAGAAAGGGTTAAGAAGGGATGGTTTCCGAAGAACCCCAAACGAACATATAAGTTTTAA